CCAGAATGTTTTCAGAAGCTTCTCGTAGGACATCTTCGTCGGATCGAACACCACAAGCACCACTTCGGTGTGACCGGTCCGACCGGAGCAGACCTCTTCATAGGTCGGGTTCGGCGTGTGGCCCCCGGCATAGCCGACGGCGGTGGTGTAGATGCCGTCGCCAAGCTCCCAGAACTTGCGCTCCGCGCCCCAGAAGCAACCGAGCCCGAACACGGCCTGCTCGAGGCCTTGCGGATAAGGCGGCTTCAACTTGCTGCCATTGACGAAATGGGTTGTGGCGGTCGGGATCGGCGTCGCGCGGCCCGGCAGCGCCTCGGCGGCGCTCGGCAACGCAGTGGTCTTGCGCATGAACAACATGGATCACCTCCAGGCAGAACATCGGCCGACGCGGCGAGGGCCTGCGGGCCGGCTGCCGATTATACGATTATATAAGTCCTTACGCTGGCGATGGCAGCCCCGTTACCCGGCGGCTGGCGGCGGCGATGGCGGCTCAGTCCCGCGTGTAACCGATCAGCGGCTTGCGGGGCCGGAACAGAACCATCAAGAGAATGCCGGCAATGCCGAGCACCGCGAATACCGGCTGGTCGAGGACGACCCTGATCACGCCGTTCCAGAGCCACGGCGCGTGGCTTTCCACCCAGACGCGGAACGCCTGCTGGCTGGACTGGTGGATGTCATTCCAGAACTGGCCGAACCGGGTGAACCGCAGGCTCTGGTCGGCGACGTAGCGGGCGCCGTCATAGACCAGGAAGATGAATCCGCCGGCCAGCAGCACGAGGCCGATGAGACGGAAAAAACCGCGGATCATGCGTCACCCCAATTTCCCTGTCGCGCCCCGAGCGTCGTCAGGCCTTACCGGGCGCCTCCCGGAAATTCAACCTCTTCAGGACCTTATCCGGGCATCGCAAGCCCAATTTCGGGCCCTTTTTGGGCCCGGAAAGCGTTGACGCTGGGGGCTGCGACATCTATAAGACCGGCCGATGGCGGCGGGCGCAATCCTGCCGCCGCTGTTCTTTGGACAGTGCCGCATGTGGGGGGAGCGTTCCGCTCCCTGGCATGGCCGCCTCAAGAACACCCTTGGACAATACACCCGAGTAGAGATTTGAACCGGCCGGTGCGCGCGAGCCCGACCACCGAGCGATCACCGCCGAAGGACAGTTGAGACCATGGCCAATACCACTTCCGCCAAGAAGGCGACCCGCAAGATTGCCCGCCGCACCATCGTCAACAAGTCGCGTCGCACGCAGATGCGTGGCGCGGTTCGCACCGTCGAGGAGGCGATCAAGCGCGGCGACCGCGATGCAGCGTTGAAGGCGATGACGCGCGCCGAGCCCGAACTGATGAAGGCCGCGCAGAAGAACATCATTCACAAGAACAACGCGAGCCGGAAGGTGTCGCGTTTGTCGCACCAGATCGCGAAGCTCGCTGCGAAGTGAGCTGACCAAAAAACACATCTCTCACGAAGCCCGGCTCGCGCCGGGCTTTTTGTTTGTGTGCGTAGAGTAGTTTCGTCACGCAAGAAGGATTGTGCTGCTGCGCAACCGAGCGCGCGTTGTGTTTCGTCGCATCCGTATTTTTACAGGTGCATTTGCTCGACGCGTTAAGCCTAAGCGCAATCTTCTCACGCTACGCAAGGTAGATGGAATGGCGCGCGACATCCGCTTCGAAAAACTGCGGGACGGGAGTTACCCTGTAAAAGTAATCGTGAAAAATCACGCTTCGCGAATTACTTATGCACATAGTGCTGAGGAGCGATTGGAAAATCGACCACCGCGAGAGCGAATGTAAATTTTCTATGAAAATTTTTTAGTATTACACCGCCGTCTGTGACACGCGCGATTCTGCGCGCGGATTCAAAAACTTGCTTTCGCAGTTTCGCATTTGCAGCTCCGCAACAGTCGCGAAGAGTCTTGGTCTCCGTCGAATCCACGGATTGTCAGGAAATCCGCTTGGTGTATTTGTTTGTTGTCCGCGACGCCCACGGCTCTCCAGATCAGCGCGGTTTGAGACCCAAGGGCGGACGTGCAAATCGGCGGCGGTGTGCGCGTTAGCGACGCTCTCCAAGCGAAGCTAGATTGACAACTCATAGCGATATGAGGACGGTCGACCTGTGTCAAAATTCCTCCGGCGAGGCAGCGGGATTTCCCGGACACCTCGAACAAGAGAGACCAGGAAAGATCGTCAGAGTCTGGCAGCTGGAACGCGAAGCGAGCGGACGGGTTGACGAGGAAGATACGCGGCGGCGCAGCGCCGGGCATTTCGGTGTTCGGTAGCGGCAACTGAATTTGAAGACACCAGCAAGCTGATAGCTTGCCGTGATACGTCGCGGCGGGAGGGGGAGGGGTTATGATTTACGGGATCATCACTGCAGTCGACAACGCGACCGCTGGAGTGCAGATTTCCAATGGTGTCGTAATCAACCCCTCGGACTC
The DNA window shown above is from Bradyrhizobium sp. ISRA464 and carries:
- the rpsT gene encoding 30S ribosomal protein S20, encoding MANTTSAKKATRKIARRTIVNKSRRTQMRGAVRTVEEAIKRGDRDAALKAMTRAEPELMKAAQKNIIHKNNASRKVSRLSHQIAKLAAK
- the msrA gene encoding peptide-methionine (S)-S-oxide reductase MsrA; the protein is MLFMRKTTALPSAAEALPGRATPIPTATTHFVNGSKLKPPYPQGLEQAVFGLGCFWGAERKFWELGDGIYTTAVGYAGGHTPNPTYEEVCSGRTGHTEVVLVVFDPTKMSYEKLLKTFWENHNPTQGMRQGNDIGTQYRSAIYTFSDAQRKTAEASSAMYQKALAAKGLGAITTEIAPAGEFYFAEDYHQQYLAKNPAGYCGLGGTGVSCPIGVGVTA